A section of the Streptomyces sp. Je 1-369 genome encodes:
- a CDS encoding PP2C family protein-serine/threonine phosphatase: MQTAAVTEPDFPWNGAPYPVLVADAAGFLSQCNAAARALLPAARPGTHLDDVVPAWLAAAHRATRLPGPRPVQASDAPLSGVIGARRFEAHPSVRDDGTVAWWLVDQTDHQLAREALHIERERTAFLAKASSTLLSSLNLGRCMDVTAQLAAENLADAALAIAPARGHRLPVVTCLRGGSPTTSEQAVDPNEVPGLGEALRGFPPVPSRWIDPSAAPEWMIPEGFGPVGAIVITPLPGHGVPAGALILLRKEGGVGFTEKEEVFARLFAARSGAAMSAARLYAEQTAITEVLMRELLPPTLQHISGVDFAGRYRPSADYERIGGDFYDVHPATVEGEPSLVTLGDVCGKGLEAAVLTGKIRNTLHALLPMADDHQRMLTLLNTALLNSHHTRFATLVLASAIRRDDEVHLRLTSAGHPPPLIIRANGTVEEADTRGTLVGAMPNVPARTTAVTLAPGETCILYTDGITEAQGGPMGDAQFGEGRLKRALAGCAGMPSEGIVEHVQMLASQWLGNRRHDDMAVVAISAPRTHHLSAVNGRTRGRFTA; the protein is encoded by the coding sequence ATGCAGACCGCCGCGGTCACGGAGCCCGACTTCCCGTGGAACGGTGCCCCCTACCCAGTCCTTGTCGCTGACGCGGCGGGCTTCCTGTCGCAGTGCAACGCCGCCGCGCGGGCACTGCTCCCCGCGGCCCGACCCGGGACGCACCTCGACGACGTGGTCCCGGCCTGGCTGGCCGCCGCCCATCGCGCCACGCGCCTGCCCGGACCACGCCCCGTACAGGCATCGGACGCCCCACTGTCCGGTGTGATCGGAGCGCGCCGTTTCGAGGCACACCCCAGCGTGCGCGACGACGGCACGGTCGCCTGGTGGCTGGTGGACCAGACGGACCATCAGCTCGCCCGCGAAGCCCTGCACATCGAAAGGGAGCGGACCGCGTTCCTGGCGAAGGCGTCCAGCACGCTGCTCTCCTCCCTCAACCTGGGGCGCTGCATGGACGTCACCGCGCAGCTGGCCGCCGAGAACCTCGCCGACGCGGCGCTGGCCATCGCCCCGGCACGCGGCCACCGGCTGCCCGTGGTGACCTGCCTGCGCGGCGGCAGCCCCACCACGTCGGAGCAGGCGGTCGACCCCAACGAGGTCCCCGGCCTCGGTGAGGCCCTCCGGGGGTTCCCGCCGGTGCCCTCGCGGTGGATCGACCCGTCGGCGGCGCCGGAGTGGATGATTCCCGAGGGCTTCGGCCCCGTCGGCGCCATAGTGATCACCCCGCTGCCCGGGCACGGCGTCCCCGCCGGTGCGCTGATCCTGCTGCGCAAAGAGGGCGGTGTCGGCTTCACCGAGAAGGAAGAGGTCTTCGCCCGCCTCTTCGCCGCACGGTCCGGAGCGGCGATGTCGGCCGCCCGTCTCTACGCCGAGCAGACGGCCATCACCGAAGTGCTGATGCGGGAGCTGCTGCCCCCGACCCTGCAGCACATCTCAGGAGTGGACTTCGCAGGCCGATACCGGCCCTCGGCCGACTACGAACGCATCGGCGGGGACTTCTACGACGTCCACCCCGCCACCGTCGAGGGCGAGCCGTCGCTGGTGACGCTGGGCGACGTCTGCGGAAAGGGCCTGGAGGCCGCTGTCCTCACCGGCAAGATCCGCAATACCCTCCACGCGCTGCTGCCGATGGCGGACGACCACCAGCGCATGCTTACCCTGCTCAACACGGCGTTGCTCAACTCCCACCACACCCGCTTCGCGACGCTGGTCCTGGCCTCCGCCATCCGCAGGGACGACGAGGTGCACCTGCGGCTGACCAGCGCCGGTCATCCACCCCCGCTGATCATCCGCGCCAACGGCACGGTCGAGGAAGCCGACACCCGCGGCACCCTCGTCGGCGCCATGCCGAACGTGCCCGCCCGCACCACGGCGGTCACGCTCGCGCCGGGGGAGACCTGCATCCTGTACACCGACGGGATCACCGAAGCCCAGGGCGGCCCGATGGGCGACGCGCAGTTCGGCGAAGGACGCCTCAAGCGTGCCCTCGCCGGATGTGCCGGCATGCCGTCGGAGGGCATCGTGGAACATGTCCAGATGCTCGCCTCCCAGTGGCTCGGCAACCGCCGTCACGACGACATGGCCGTCGTCGCCATCTCCGCACCCCGCACGCACCACCTGAGTGCCGTGAACGGCCGCACTCGGGGCAGGTTCACCGCATGA
- a CDS encoding B12-binding domain-containing protein codes for MSTSTPPRLRAAVPPPPPELADRLWKAVAVGDEYTATEVLLRALDDGADPEAVLVDVIAAVQSRVGEEWAANRLSIAQEHAATSINERAVAALALHPAARRTPDRGRVTVACVDGEWHALPARLLAEVLKLRGWQVDYLGAQVPVPHLITHLHTTQADAVALSSSIATRLPTAHAAITACQAVGVPVLVGGAAFGPSGRYARLLGADAWAPDAPTAADHLAEGRLPRPQADHQQLDDLPHLADQEYTMVTRSGDSLVRTVFRALEDAFPAMRGYDETQRERTAEDLAHIVEFLATALYLGDEELFRWFITWTARILEARGVPARSLPPALDLFLRELKDFPRASRILRSGLEALTTDHATAPGTPV; via the coding sequence ATGAGCACCAGCACCCCGCCCCGCCTCCGGGCCGCCGTCCCGCCCCCGCCCCCGGAGCTGGCCGACCGGCTGTGGAAGGCCGTGGCGGTCGGCGACGAGTACACGGCCACCGAAGTCCTCCTGCGCGCCCTCGACGACGGCGCCGATCCGGAAGCCGTCCTCGTGGACGTCATCGCCGCGGTGCAGAGCCGAGTCGGCGAGGAGTGGGCCGCGAACCGCCTCAGCATCGCCCAGGAGCACGCGGCCACCTCCATCAACGAACGCGCCGTCGCCGCCCTGGCCCTGCACCCCGCCGCCCGCAGGACACCCGACCGGGGCCGGGTCACGGTGGCGTGCGTGGACGGCGAATGGCACGCCCTGCCCGCCCGGCTCCTCGCCGAGGTGCTCAAGCTGCGCGGCTGGCAGGTCGACTACCTGGGAGCGCAGGTCCCCGTACCGCATCTGATCACCCACCTGCACACCACGCAGGCCGACGCGGTCGCGCTGTCCAGCTCGATCGCCACCAGACTCCCCACCGCGCACGCGGCGATCACCGCGTGCCAGGCCGTCGGCGTGCCCGTCCTGGTCGGCGGCGCCGCGTTCGGACCGAGCGGCCGCTACGCGCGGCTGCTGGGCGCCGACGCGTGGGCGCCCGATGCCCCGACCGCCGCCGACCACCTCGCCGAAGGACGCCTGCCGCGCCCGCAGGCCGACCACCAGCAGCTGGACGACCTCCCGCACCTGGCCGACCAGGAATACACGATGGTCACCCGGAGCGGCGACTCCCTGGTGCGGACCGTCTTCCGCGCTCTGGAGGACGCGTTCCCCGCCATGCGCGGCTACGACGAAACGCAGCGCGAGCGCACCGCGGAGGACCTCGCGCACATCGTGGAGTTCCTCGCCACGGCCCTCTACCTCGGCGACGAAGAACTCTTCCGCTGGTTCATCACCTGGACCGCCCGGATCCTGGAGGCCCGAGGGGTGCCCGCACGGTCACTCCCCCCGGCCCTCGACCTCTTCCTCCGCGAACTCAAGGACTTCCCCCGGGCATCCCGCATCCTCCGCAGCGGACTCGAAGCCCTCACCACCGATCACGCCACCGCGCCTGGAACACCTGTATGA
- a CDS encoding STAS domain-containing protein, with amino-acid sequence MTTSHAALRLATAGTADTVHIEITGDLDYDNAEFLLAEVTDQLGARPQLRDLHLHCAGIANVDSMGLSILLMIGRRTADTGTRLHLDDRPPNLERLLDLTGTLEYFTRAAAPDGAF; translated from the coding sequence ATGACCACATCGCACGCCGCGCTGCGCCTGGCCACCGCCGGCACCGCGGACACCGTCCACATAGAGATCACCGGCGATCTCGACTACGACAACGCCGAGTTCCTCCTCGCCGAGGTCACCGACCAGCTCGGCGCCCGGCCGCAGCTCCGGGACCTGCACCTGCACTGCGCGGGCATCGCCAACGTCGACTCCATGGGCCTGTCCATCCTGCTGATGATCGGCCGCCGTACCGCCGACACCGGGACACGGCTGCACCTGGACGACCGGCCCCCGAACCTGGAGCGGCTCCTCGACCTCACCGGCACGCTCGAATACTTCACGCGAGCAGCAGCCCCCGACGGCGCCTTCTAG
- a CDS encoding SDR family NAD(P)-dependent oxidoreductase: protein MRVARSGTRVALVTGGGGGIGGAVARRLADEGAAVAVVDRDAEAETVARSIRADGGHAESFLCDVSDEEEVLTLVKEVGGRLGAITDVCCVAGSIRRGTVQDLSLEDWHKSFADNVDSVFLVCRAVLPLMERAGRGSIVTVASGWGLRAGEKAAAYCTAKAGVVMLTQAMALDHSPAGIRVNCVAPGDTRTPMLAREARQLGQSDADFLAEAADRPLGRIGTPEDIAAAVAFLAGPDADFVTGSVLSVDGGGSV, encoded by the coding sequence ATGAGGGTCGCCCGCTCGGGCACACGGGTGGCGCTGGTCACCGGGGGCGGCGGAGGCATCGGCGGCGCCGTCGCTCGTCGGCTCGCGGACGAGGGCGCGGCCGTAGCGGTCGTCGACCGGGACGCCGAGGCGGAGACCGTGGCCCGGAGCATTCGCGCCGACGGCGGGCACGCCGAATCGTTCCTGTGCGACGTCTCCGACGAGGAGGAGGTGCTGACCCTCGTGAAGGAGGTCGGCGGTCGCCTCGGTGCCATCACCGACGTGTGCTGCGTGGCGGGGAGCATCCGGCGCGGGACGGTGCAGGACCTGTCCCTGGAGGACTGGCACAAGTCGTTCGCGGACAACGTGGACTCGGTCTTCCTCGTGTGCCGGGCGGTGCTGCCGCTGATGGAGCGGGCGGGCCGCGGCAGCATCGTCACCGTCGCCTCCGGGTGGGGGCTGCGCGCCGGGGAGAAGGCGGCCGCGTACTGCACGGCGAAGGCCGGTGTGGTCATGCTGACGCAGGCGATGGCGCTGGACCACAGTCCGGCGGGCATCCGCGTCAACTGCGTCGCCCCGGGCGACACGCGCACGCCGATGCTCGCCCGCGAGGCGCGCCAACTGGGCCAGTCCGACGCGGACTTCCTCGCCGAGGCCGCCGACCGGCCACTGGGCAGGATCGGTACGCCCGAGGACATCGCCGCCGCGGTCGCCTTCCTCGCCGGCCCCGACGCGGACTTCGTCACGGGCAGCGTGCTGTCGGTCGACGGCGGGGGAAGCGTCTGA
- a CDS encoding ornithine carbamoyltransferase: MTARHILRIQDLSAKEMCSLLDLAEAMKRGDDSRAPLAGRCIGLLFNVPSTRTRVSFQVAASQLGADCYPYGVEELRLANRESIEDTIGVLNRYLDALVVRWYDMNDYGAGHRRLRAMAEHATIPVINALDDEEHPCQVLADLMTLRELYGADVPARRIVYAWSYSPRQKTPGVLHSSMMAAALLGHRVTVAHPPGFAPEERVTRAARDIAARTGASVDLTHDLEGAVRGCAAVYTLSWKSPTLVGQEEIQARTRLADRWRITEPLMRLAGDDAVFLDCMPTNRGEEVDAEVKDGPRSRIFQQAENRLHTQKALLTQLFDGTLTGGGR, from the coding sequence GTGACCGCGCGACACATCCTGCGGATACAGGACCTCTCAGCCAAGGAAATGTGCTCCCTGCTCGACCTCGCCGAGGCGATGAAACGCGGCGACGACTCGCGCGCTCCCCTGGCGGGCCGCTGCATAGGCCTGCTCTTCAACGTGCCGTCCACCAGGACCCGCGTCTCGTTCCAGGTCGCCGCCTCGCAACTCGGCGCCGACTGCTATCCGTACGGGGTGGAGGAGCTGCGGCTCGCCAACCGCGAGTCGATCGAGGACACCATCGGCGTACTCAACCGCTACCTCGACGCCCTCGTGGTGCGCTGGTACGACATGAACGACTACGGCGCCGGGCACCGACGGCTGCGCGCGATGGCCGAGCACGCCACGATCCCCGTCATCAACGCGCTGGACGACGAGGAGCATCCCTGTCAGGTCCTCGCCGACCTCATGACGCTGCGCGAGCTGTACGGCGCCGACGTTCCGGCCCGACGGATCGTGTACGCCTGGTCCTACTCCCCGCGGCAGAAGACCCCCGGCGTCCTGCACTCCTCCATGATGGCCGCGGCCCTCCTCGGACACCGCGTCACCGTGGCCCACCCGCCGGGCTTCGCCCCCGAGGAACGTGTGACCCGCGCCGCCCGTGACATCGCCGCCCGCACCGGCGCGAGCGTCGACCTGACCCACGACCTGGAGGGCGCCGTCCGCGGCTGCGCGGCCGTGTACACCCTCAGCTGGAAGTCCCCGACCCTCGTCGGCCAGGAGGAGATCCAGGCGCGGACGCGGCTCGCGGACCGGTGGCGGATCACCGAGCCGCTGATGCGGCTGGCGGGCGACGATGCGGTGTTCCTCGACTGCATGCCCACCAACCGGGGCGAGGAGGTCGACGCCGAGGTCAAGGACGGACCGCGGTCGCGGATCTTCCAGCAGGCGGAGAACCGTCTGCACACCCAGAAGGCCCTGCTCACCCAACTGTTCGACGGAACACTGACGGGCGGCGGACGATGA
- a CDS encoding APC family permease, translating to MTPVEGATAPAPGPPRLVRQLGTSGLVAHYVTSVMGAGVLLIPALAWAEAGPLSLVAWGVLILYSYPFALVFAKMSVRHPTSKGVAQFVEAAFGVRAGRIAAVFLLLTLLAGNPVLGLAAGRYLLAAVDPAASNRASLLAGAAVIVFCVALNLWGIRVSTRAQMAVLGSVVLLLAVVICLALPQGDYGRLTPFAPHGWGSLGSTVLICFFGFIGWENAAPVAEEVRDPERTFPKGILYAVSCVGLLYFAMAFTVSVALPDASAGQSDLTAFVRLLQVATGSGLESTGYLVAGALLLLTTNAWCLGTSRVVFALARDGILPTRLSRLSRQGKVPARAVLALLPGYAVSVLLLLATDSSETALIKASSATYLLIFLMAFLAAARLLPRGGTARLNLLLIATTVAILPFFGVSVVIALAMLLLSVIAERRLRKRVPPSTDTGVLT from the coding sequence ATGACCCCAGTGGAGGGGGCCACGGCGCCGGCGCCCGGGCCCCCTCGACTGGTCCGTCAGTTGGGCACCTCGGGGCTCGTCGCGCACTACGTCACCTCCGTGATGGGCGCGGGCGTGCTGCTGATCCCCGCTCTCGCCTGGGCGGAGGCAGGGCCGTTGTCCCTCGTCGCATGGGGGGTGCTGATCCTCTACAGCTATCCCTTCGCGCTCGTCTTCGCGAAGATGTCCGTGCGGCATCCCACGAGCAAGGGCGTCGCGCAGTTCGTGGAAGCGGCGTTCGGCGTCCGCGCGGGCCGGATCGCCGCCGTCTTCCTGCTCCTCACGCTGCTGGCGGGCAATCCGGTCCTTGGGCTCGCGGCCGGCCGCTATCTGCTCGCGGCGGTCGATCCCGCGGCCTCGAACCGGGCGTCCCTCCTCGCGGGCGCCGCCGTCATCGTGTTCTGCGTCGCGCTCAACCTCTGGGGAATCAGGGTGAGTACGCGCGCCCAGATGGCGGTGCTCGGTTCCGTGGTGCTGCTGCTGGCCGTCGTCATCTGTCTGGCACTTCCCCAAGGGGACTACGGACGCCTCACCCCGTTCGCCCCGCACGGCTGGGGCTCCCTCGGCAGTACGGTGCTCATCTGCTTCTTCGGATTCATCGGCTGGGAGAACGCGGCCCCGGTCGCCGAGGAGGTCCGGGACCCCGAACGCACCTTTCCCAAAGGCATTCTCTACGCCGTCAGTTGCGTGGGACTTCTCTATTTCGCCATGGCGTTCACCGTCTCCGTGGCCCTGCCCGACGCGTCCGCGGGCCAGTCCGATCTGACGGCGTTCGTACGGCTCCTCCAGGTGGCCACGGGGTCGGGCCTGGAGAGCACCGGGTACCTCGTCGCGGGCGCTCTGCTGCTGCTCACCACCAACGCCTGGTGCCTGGGCACCTCGCGCGTCGTCTTCGCACTCGCCCGGGACGGCATCCTGCCGACCCGGCTCAGCAGGCTCTCCCGGCAGGGCAAGGTCCCGGCCCGCGCGGTGCTCGCGCTCCTGCCCGGCTACGCCGTGTCGGTGCTGCTGCTCCTCGCCACCGACTCCAGCGAGACGGCGCTGATCAAAGCGTCGTCGGCCACCTACCTGCTCATCTTCCTCATGGCCTTCCTCGCCGCCGCCCGCCTGCTCCCCCGGGGCGGGACCGCCCGCCTGAACCTGCTGCTCATCGCGACGACCGTCGCGATACTGCCGTTCTTCGGCGTCAGCGTCGTCATCGCGCTGGCGATGCTGCTCCTCTCCGTCATCGCCGAGCGCCGGCTGCGCAAGCGCGTCCCCCCGTCCACCGACACAGGAGTACTCACGTGA
- a CDS encoding ArpA protein translates to MPDRVKSSVADEIEGLVAEHGVRRGMSFEETGGTPRLMRNVRHHEISEHGTVIPQVYGSTELLEALGRVAGEPVLPCPYEPERYVITELEQSGDTHGWHWDDYSFALVWVVACPPAEHGGFVQCVPRTYWNKQDPQLHRQFIGQPIHSFELRPGDLYLMRTDTTLHRVYPLSSGRRLIINMGYASRADLHKPISHETMDGLWNGSREDQTERMDHTDQAEQTV, encoded by the coding sequence GTGCCCGACCGGGTCAAGTCCTCGGTCGCGGACGAAATAGAAGGTCTCGTCGCCGAACACGGTGTGCGGCGCGGAATGAGCTTCGAGGAAACCGGCGGCACACCCCGGCTGATGCGCAATGTCCGGCATCACGAGATCAGCGAACACGGGACCGTGATCCCGCAGGTGTACGGGTCCACCGAACTGCTCGAAGCCCTGGGGAGGGTCGCCGGAGAGCCGGTGCTCCCGTGTCCCTACGAGCCGGAGCGGTACGTGATCACCGAGCTGGAGCAGTCCGGTGACACGCACGGGTGGCACTGGGACGACTACAGCTTCGCGCTCGTATGGGTGGTCGCGTGCCCGCCCGCCGAGCACGGCGGATTCGTGCAGTGCGTGCCCCGCACGTACTGGAACAAGCAGGACCCGCAGCTGCACCGGCAGTTCATCGGACAGCCCATCCACTCCTTCGAACTGCGGCCGGGCGACCTCTACTTGATGCGCACCGACACCACCCTGCACCGCGTCTACCCGCTCAGCAGCGGCCGGCGCCTCATCATCAACATGGGCTACGCGTCCCGCGCCGACCTGCACAAACCGATCAGCCACGAGACCATGGACGGGCTCTGGAACGGCTCCCGCGAGGATCAGACTGAGCGGATGGACCACACAGATCAGGCGGAGCAGACCGTATGA